The Corynebacterium renale genome includes a region encoding these proteins:
- a CDS encoding suppressor of fused domain protein, whose translation MDAHTRMAWLQDAMPVPLTETPRADFGLAVGSEDGLTYAVTTDFSEVDTGVVRADDHATDLRTEILTVTTAGADSADVVLRAAAGMLAGAATAFPAQPGTILPGLAVRANLDFADFTVRHGALISPLLWGGPVPQYVEPEEQRMTLMLQLLLLRKEEYDFAQEHGLGELLQRAAEREVNLYDWSRGEWL comes from the coding sequence GTGGACGCACACACCCGCATGGCCTGGCTCCAGGACGCTATGCCCGTACCCCTGACCGAAACGCCCCGCGCCGACTTCGGCCTGGCAGTCGGCAGCGAGGACGGGCTGACATACGCGGTGACCACTGACTTCTCTGAGGTAGACACCGGGGTAGTGCGTGCCGACGACCACGCCACCGACCTGCGCACCGAGATCCTCACAGTCACCACCGCCGGCGCAGATAGCGCTGATGTGGTGTTACGTGCCGCTGCCGGAATGCTCGCGGGTGCAGCCACCGCGTTCCCCGCGCAACCGGGAACCATCCTGCCCGGCCTGGCGGTACGGGCGAACTTGGACTTCGCGGATTTCACAGTGCGCCACGGTGCTCTTATCTCCCCGTTGCTGTGGGGCGGCCCGGTTCCTCAATACGTGGAACCGGAAGAGCAGCGGATGACCCTTATGCTGCAGTTACTCCTGCTGCGCAAGGAGGAATACGACTTCGCTCAAGAACACGGGTTGGGGGAGTTGCTACAGCGCGCCGCTGAGCGTGAGGTGAATCTGTACGACTGGTCCCGCGGGGAGTGGTTGTAG
- a CDS encoding YbaB/EbfC family nucleoid-associated protein, whose translation MSEANLPDMQQILQQAQEMQSQLQNAQAEIMATELVGEAGNGLVKITLSGGGEVKAVSIDPQVVDPEDVETLQDLIVGAFADGHQKIGKLAEEKIGPLSQGLGGGSLGELFG comes from the coding sequence ATGAGCGAAGCAAACCTCCCAGACATGCAGCAGATCCTCCAGCAGGCGCAGGAAATGCAGTCCCAGCTGCAGAACGCACAGGCTGAGATCATGGCTACCGAGCTCGTCGGTGAAGCCGGCAACGGCCTGGTCAAGATCACCCTGTCCGGCGGTGGCGAGGTCAAGGCCGTATCCATCGACCCGCAGGTGGTAGACCCTGAGGACGTCGAGACGCTGCAGGACCTCATCGTTGGTGCTTTTGCCGACGGCCACCAGAAGATCGGCAAGCTGGCTGAAGAAAAGATCGGCCCACTTTCCCAGGGCCTCGGCGGGGGCAGCCTCGGCGAACTCTTCGGCTAA
- a CDS encoding glycosyltransferase → MVKNLGLLLPSVRLAGTVSAKLFAEDPVGFTAKVAEKFRMSTNPVLHRGARLLSGGLKRISGSPLDAYCDAGEFTAGIQWAERQRRVSRREAALVRVHREKLERLRHEFPARIPMRRAHTVVHYLTNSLPYTNSGYTLRSQKVLQAQNAADIHATALTRLGYPLVIGQFSRSQSDVVGGVTYHRMLPKDFPTSLTRRDTRATQELVDFCREQGAEALQTTTDYTNAIVVAEAAAILGIPWVYEVRGELESTWASRRPPEAVDSEFYALAHAAETRAMLAASHVVTLSEVSKRDVMARGVPEERITVVPNAVDDAQLEWVPDPARIAELRSSLGIAEDQIVVGAITSVVEYEGLDTLIRAAELLPDKYVFVIVGDGTDRTRLEAMCSAKNVHFVGKKPQSEVLDWYALVDVFVIPRKDLAVTRKVTPIKGLQAQALGTPVVASDLPALREVTGGVETYVIPESPEDLARGIADVAGTRNARGVEWARQRSWSANSRRYQSIFLG, encoded by the coding sequence GTGGTTAAGAATCTTGGTCTGCTTCTGCCCTCCGTGCGGCTCGCCGGTACGGTGTCGGCGAAGTTGTTCGCTGAGGATCCGGTTGGTTTTACTGCGAAGGTGGCGGAGAAATTCCGGATGTCTACAAACCCGGTCCTGCACCGGGGCGCGCGGCTTCTTTCTGGTGGCCTGAAGCGGATAAGTGGTAGCCCGTTGGATGCGTATTGTGATGCCGGGGAGTTCACCGCGGGTATCCAGTGGGCGGAACGCCAGCGGCGTGTTTCCCGTAGGGAGGCGGCGCTGGTGCGGGTTCACCGGGAGAAGTTGGAGCGCTTGCGCCACGAGTTCCCTGCACGGATTCCGATGCGCCGCGCGCACACGGTTGTGCACTATCTGACGAACTCGTTGCCGTACACGAATTCTGGGTACACGTTGCGTTCCCAGAAGGTGCTGCAGGCCCAGAACGCAGCGGATATTCACGCCACGGCGCTAACGCGTTTGGGGTATCCGCTGGTGATCGGCCAGTTTTCGCGGTCGCAGTCGGATGTGGTGGGAGGCGTGACGTACCACCGCATGCTGCCCAAGGATTTCCCCACGTCCCTCACCCGCCGGGATACCCGGGCGACGCAGGAGTTGGTGGACTTCTGCCGGGAGCAGGGAGCGGAGGCGCTGCAGACGACGACGGATTACACGAACGCTATCGTCGTCGCGGAGGCGGCTGCCATCCTGGGGATCCCGTGGGTCTACGAAGTCCGCGGGGAGCTGGAATCCACGTGGGCTTCACGACGCCCACCCGAGGCCGTGGATTCGGAGTTTTATGCCCTAGCCCACGCTGCTGAGACGCGCGCGATGCTGGCGGCCTCGCATGTGGTTACTCTCAGCGAGGTGTCCAAGCGGGATGTGATGGCACGCGGTGTCCCAGAGGAGCGGATCACGGTGGTCCCGAACGCGGTTGATGATGCCCAGCTGGAATGGGTTCCGGACCCGGCGCGGATTGCGGAGCTGCGTTCTTCTCTAGGAATTGCGGAGGACCAGATTGTGGTCGGCGCGATTACGTCGGTTGTGGAGTATGAGGGTTTAGACACCCTCATCCGCGCTGCGGAGCTACTGCCTGATAAATACGTCTTCGTGATTGTGGGCGATGGTACGGACCGCACCCGTCTTGAAGCTATGTGCAGCGCTAAGAATGTTCACTTCGTCGGTAAGAAGCCGCAGAGTGAGGTCTTGGATTGGTATGCGCTTGTGGATGTGTTTGTCATTCCGCGCAAGGACCTTGCCGTGACCCGGAAGGTCACCCCGATTAAGGGTTTGCAGGCCCAGGCGCTGGGCACGCCGGTTGTGGCCAGCGACCTTCCGGCGTTGCGCGAGGTCACTGGGGGTGTGGAAACGTATGTGATACCGGAGTCTCCGGAAGATTTGGCCCGCGGTATCGCAGACGTTGCGGGCACGCGGAACGCGCGCGGGGTGGAGTGGGCGCGGCAGCGGTCATGGTCGGCGAATAGCCGCCGCTACCAGAGCATATTCTTAGGCTAG
- a CDS encoding ABC transporter ATP-binding protein — MNALKGVSFYGKPGEFLGLLGQNGSGKSTVLRILAGQEEPTSGQVRATSRPQLLGISAAMQTYLTGAQNIRLGCLALGMTPAEVDEATPKIEKLADIGAAIDRPMNTYSSGMSGRLKFAISTAISPEILLIDEALSAGDASFAERAKRRIDELTESAGVAVLVSHSTAQVKSMCNRAAWLHLGEMIADGPVDDVVKGYSQWAEYKSKGDTASSEKILDEFRASYTPPRFIPVAKL; from the coding sequence GTGAACGCGCTCAAGGGTGTGTCCTTTTACGGGAAACCGGGTGAATTTTTAGGCCTCCTAGGCCAAAATGGGTCCGGCAAATCCACCGTCCTGCGCATCCTTGCCGGCCAAGAGGAGCCGACCTCGGGCCAAGTCCGCGCAACGTCACGCCCCCAACTGCTGGGCATTTCCGCAGCGATGCAAACCTACCTCACCGGTGCGCAAAATATCCGCTTGGGCTGCCTCGCGCTGGGAATGACTCCCGCCGAAGTTGATGAGGCCACGCCCAAGATCGAAAAACTCGCCGATATCGGCGCAGCCATCGACCGCCCCATGAACACGTACTCCTCCGGCATGTCGGGCCGTTTAAAGTTCGCGATTTCCACAGCAATTTCCCCCGAGATTTTGCTTATCGACGAAGCCCTGTCCGCTGGTGACGCCTCCTTCGCAGAGCGCGCCAAGCGCCGCATCGACGAACTCACCGAATCCGCCGGCGTGGCAGTCTTGGTTTCGCACTCCACGGCTCAAGTGAAATCGATGTGCAACCGGGCGGCGTGGCTGCACCTAGGCGAAATGATCGCCGACGGCCCCGTCGACGACGTAGTGAAAGGCTATTCCCAGTGGGCTGAGTACAAGTCCAAGGGAGATACCGCATCCAGTGAGAAAATCCTGGACGAATTCCGTGCCAGCTACACGCCTCCCAGGTTTATACCCGTCGCAAAGCTATAG
- a CDS encoding aminotransferase class I/II-fold pyridoxal phosphate-dependent enzyme — protein MSLLDMDAAQLKEFAQDIRNKYATLQAENLQLDLTRGKPSNEQLNIAEEVLSLPGAGNHTTPSGEDVRNYGNLKGVKEIREIWAELLGVPTEQLLAADSSSLNIMFDLISWSYIWGNNDSERPWAHEETVKWICPVPGYDRHFTITEHFGFEMITVPMLDDGPDTDAIAELAKDQQVKGMWLVPMFGNPTGITISEERARALAAMETAAPDFRIVWDNAYAIHTLNPDPAAEPEPILPILDYAAEAGNPNRFWVMASTSKITQAGGGVAFFASSPENLAWYAKHAGVRGIGPNKVNQWAHAEFFKNAEGVREVMRKHAASLAPKFAAVNRILEERLGEYGVARWTNPAGGYFISLDVLDGTATRVVELAKEAGIALTGAGSSFPLKDDPNDRNIRLAPSLPPQDQVETAMDGVATCVLLAAVEKLGH, from the coding sequence ATGTCTCTGCTCGACATGGATGCCGCGCAGCTGAAAGAGTTTGCGCAGGATATCCGCAATAAGTACGCCACCCTGCAGGCGGAGAACCTGCAGCTGGACCTCACGCGCGGTAAGCCGTCCAACGAGCAGCTCAACATTGCGGAGGAAGTACTTTCACTTCCGGGCGCGGGCAATCACACCACCCCCAGCGGGGAGGACGTGCGCAATTACGGCAATCTCAAGGGCGTGAAAGAGATCCGCGAGATCTGGGCCGAACTTCTCGGCGTCCCCACGGAACAGTTGCTGGCGGCCGATTCCTCCTCCCTGAACATCATGTTCGACCTCATCAGCTGGTCCTACATCTGGGGCAACAACGACTCCGAACGCCCGTGGGCGCACGAAGAGACCGTCAAATGGATCTGCCCAGTCCCCGGCTACGACCGCCACTTCACCATCACTGAGCACTTCGGCTTTGAGATGATCACCGTCCCCATGCTTGACGACGGCCCCGACACCGACGCCATCGCCGAACTCGCGAAGGATCAGCAGGTCAAGGGTATGTGGTTGGTCCCGATGTTCGGCAACCCCACAGGAATCACCATCTCCGAGGAACGCGCCCGCGCCCTCGCCGCCATGGAGACTGCGGCCCCCGACTTCCGCATCGTGTGGGACAACGCGTACGCCATCCACACCCTCAACCCGGACCCAGCCGCGGAGCCGGAACCCATCCTCCCGATCCTGGATTACGCGGCAGAGGCCGGCAACCCGAACCGCTTCTGGGTCATGGCCTCGACCTCCAAGATCACCCAGGCCGGCGGCGGCGTAGCCTTCTTCGCGTCCTCCCCGGAGAACCTGGCGTGGTACGCCAAGCACGCCGGCGTCCGCGGCATCGGCCCGAACAAGGTGAACCAGTGGGCGCACGCCGAATTCTTCAAGAATGCCGAAGGCGTACGCGAAGTCATGCGCAAGCACGCCGCGTCCCTGGCCCCGAAGTTCGCCGCCGTGAACCGCATCCTCGAGGAACGCCTCGGCGAATATGGCGTCGCACGCTGGACCAACCCGGCAGGCGGCTACTTCATTTCCCTGGACGTCCTCGACGGCACCGCGACCCGCGTCGTTGAGCTGGCCAAGGAAGCAGGTATCGCGCTGACCGGCGCCGGCTCTTCCTTCCCGCTCAAGGACGATCCGAACGACCGCAACATCCGCCTCGCTCCGTCCCTGCCGCCGCAGGACCAGGTGGAGACCGCGATGGACGGCGTCGCAACGTGCGTCCTGCTCGCCGCCGTAGAGAAGCTGGGCCACTAG
- a CDS encoding ABC transporter permease: MSDDVIRYNGQSLQPLLLKPTLFGYLRQLHDRRFFIIADAKGKAFRTTRDYALWRIWLVLMPVLDIVIYAFIFGFVLKTSRGVESFLSFLVIGVIFFGFMSQFLTAAVGLIQVNKNLIDSFNFPRAAVVFSHVLRYFLDNLIPATIAVIGAVALKDEFSISWTILLVIPLYLLMHVFGLGLMLIVARLTAFRPEFKVAVNLFSRAWFFISGVFFSIERFVDHEVVQKIMMANPAYKFLTAIRECVVYDSVPSWELWAQLAAWSVGLFIIGFIFFWQAEEKYVNIR; the protein is encoded by the coding sequence TTGAGTGACGATGTAATCAGATACAACGGCCAAAGCTTGCAGCCGCTGCTCCTCAAGCCCACCCTCTTCGGCTATTTACGGCAGCTGCACGACCGCAGATTCTTCATCATCGCCGACGCCAAAGGAAAAGCATTCCGCACCACCCGTGACTATGCGCTGTGGCGCATCTGGCTCGTCCTTATGCCGGTGCTGGATATTGTTATTTATGCTTTCATTTTCGGCTTCGTCCTCAAAACAAGCCGTGGCGTGGAAAGCTTTTTAAGCTTTTTGGTCATCGGCGTCATCTTCTTCGGCTTCATGAGCCAGTTCCTCACCGCCGCCGTGGGACTTATTCAAGTGAACAAAAACTTGATCGATTCCTTCAACTTCCCCCGCGCGGCAGTCGTATTCTCCCACGTCCTCCGCTACTTTCTGGACAACCTCATTCCCGCCACTATCGCGGTGATCGGCGCGGTTGCGCTCAAAGACGAATTCAGCATTTCGTGGACGATCCTCCTGGTCATCCCCCTATACCTACTCATGCACGTTTTCGGCCTCGGGCTCATGTTAATCGTCGCCCGCCTAACGGCATTCCGGCCGGAATTCAAGGTTGCCGTCAACCTATTTAGTAGGGCCTGGTTCTTTATCTCTGGAGTGTTCTTTTCCATCGAACGCTTCGTGGACCACGAGGTTGTGCAAAAAATTATGATGGCAAACCCGGCCTATAAGTTTCTCACCGCCATCCGCGAATGCGTGGTCTACGATTCCGTACCGTCGTGGGAATTGTGGGCACAATTAGCGGCGTGGAGCGTGGGGCTTTTCATTATCGGTTTCATTTTCTTCTGGCAGGCTGAAGAAAAGTACGTCAACATCCGCTAA
- the wecB gene encoding non-hydrolyzing UDP-N-acetylglucosamine 2-epimerase codes for MPTAKIMVAYGTRPEAIKLAPVIKALRDDSRFESVIVSTGQHREMLQQVTDLFGFTPDVELNLMHKKQPLNRIMSRALKRLDEVLKKHKPDVLVVQGDTSTAAAAAIAGFNREAKIVHVEAGLRSWDLSSPFPEEANRKIISAIASLHLTPTKSAKQNLLNEGIDPDRILVTGNTVIDALRETVHKTSALSDPRICEALEKYSQRIIVTSHRRENLPALSAIGSAIGHLAREYPDTAFLLPMHMNPKIRKRLLPAIEGLDNVVTTGPLPYDQFMHLMQEATLIVTDSGGVQEEAPALGLPALLIRDTTERPEAIDAGAVKLIGSDPQAIISEVENLLENPAAYEAMRHAVNPFGDGAATPRIISALDALVAARPLDGIAEFQARY; via the coding sequence ATGCCGACGGCAAAAATCATGGTGGCGTACGGCACCCGCCCTGAAGCGATTAAACTCGCACCAGTTATTAAGGCACTGCGGGACGATTCGCGGTTCGAATCAGTGATTGTGTCCACAGGCCAGCATCGGGAAATGCTGCAGCAGGTCACTGACTTATTCGGTTTTACGCCCGACGTAGAACTGAACTTAATGCATAAAAAGCAGCCGTTGAACCGGATTATGTCCCGTGCGTTGAAGCGTTTGGACGAGGTTCTGAAAAAGCACAAACCTGATGTACTCGTGGTGCAAGGTGATACGTCTACCGCAGCTGCTGCGGCTATCGCTGGGTTTAATCGGGAAGCGAAAATTGTGCACGTCGAAGCTGGTCTGCGGTCCTGGGATTTGAGTTCCCCGTTCCCGGAGGAGGCGAACCGGAAAATTATTTCCGCTATCGCGTCCCTACACCTCACGCCGACGAAGAGTGCGAAGCAGAATCTTCTTAATGAAGGCATTGATCCGGACCGCATCCTGGTCACTGGGAACACGGTGATCGATGCGCTGCGTGAGACCGTGCACAAGACGTCCGCTTTGTCTGACCCGCGCATCTGTGAAGCGCTGGAGAAGTACTCACAACGGATTATTGTGACGTCGCATCGCAGGGAGAACCTGCCTGCGCTCAGCGCGATTGGTTCCGCTATCGGGCATTTGGCGCGCGAGTATCCGGATACGGCTTTCCTGCTCCCGATGCACATGAATCCTAAGATCCGTAAGCGTCTGCTGCCGGCGATTGAGGGGTTGGACAATGTGGTCACCACCGGCCCACTGCCGTATGACCAGTTCATGCACCTTATGCAGGAAGCTACGTTGATCGTTACGGATTCTGGTGGCGTGCAGGAAGAAGCCCCCGCGCTCGGGCTTCCTGCCCTCCTGATCAGGGATACCACCGAACGGCCTGAAGCAATCGACGCCGGTGCGGTAAAACTTATCGGCTCGGACCCGCAGGCCATCATCAGCGAGGTAGAAAACCTGCTGGAAAATCCTGCCGCGTATGAGGCAATGCGCCATGCCGTCAACCCCTTTGGTGACGGCGCAGCAACTCCGCGGATCATCAGCGCACTCGATGCACTCGTCGCTGCGCGCCCCTTGGATGGGATTGCGGAGTTTCAGGCCCGCTACTAA
- a CDS encoding DNA polymerase III subunit gamma and tau: MSLYRKYRPASFAQVVGQEQVTVPLSNALDSGRINHAYLFSGPRGTGKTSSARILARSLNCVHGPTSQPCGQCPSCVSLAPGGPGNLDVTELDAASHNGVDDMRELRDRAYYAPAESRYRVFIIDEAHMISSAGANALLKVVEEPPEHLVFIFATTEPEKIIGTIRSRTHHYPFRLLTPQGMKQLLQRTVEAEGAYVEDSVYPLIIRQGGGSPRDSLSLLDQLLSGAGPDGLTYQAALPLLGVTDLSLLDDTVTALANVDKPTLFSIIDDVIEEGIEPRRFVTDLLDRLRDLMVLQAVPDALESGLVDAPTDRADILREQAAMFTGPQITRLADEVNSRITDLRGATSPRLLLEILFAHLVQPAAAPPAPVAASPQAAAHAAAATGTTNSEPAAKAARSGRVYGRRSQQQAGQAAAGAEQSRVEKAREMARQQAQASQPAQPQREPEPEPAQPAPQPQREPEPQAPAPEPQPEPKQESSELSDAEILDKVTQNWAQIRREVGTKARTAEIMMAEAKVLDFADNALTLGHTTGALAERLNADPNNAAIVQAVSHYAQREVGVHVVVGTQAARAPKPAPTPEPQPEPEPEPEPEPAPTWGEPAKLGGQPQPPEPEPAPAPQPEQPAPRRRINVAEAVQRARQNKAREPEEVPLPPEPPGEDVPPEDSFDQSEEAREMIEESQTPGHLDRRDAMSVAMDLLHKELGATPM, translated from the coding sequence GTGTCGCTGTATAGGAAGTATCGGCCGGCCTCGTTTGCGCAGGTAGTTGGCCAAGAGCAGGTTACTGTTCCGCTGTCGAATGCGTTGGATAGTGGGCGGATTAACCATGCGTATTTGTTTTCGGGGCCGCGGGGGACGGGGAAGACGTCGTCGGCACGCATTTTGGCCCGGTCGCTGAATTGTGTGCATGGTCCGACGTCGCAGCCGTGCGGGCAGTGCCCGTCGTGTGTGTCGCTCGCGCCGGGTGGGCCGGGCAATTTGGATGTGACGGAGTTGGACGCCGCTTCGCACAATGGTGTCGACGATATGCGTGAGCTGCGCGACCGGGCTTATTATGCGCCGGCGGAGTCCCGCTACCGGGTGTTCATCATCGACGAGGCGCACATGATTTCCTCTGCGGGTGCGAACGCGCTGCTCAAGGTGGTGGAGGAGCCACCGGAGCACCTGGTTTTTATCTTCGCCACGACTGAGCCGGAGAAAATCATCGGCACGATCCGTTCGCGTACCCACCATTACCCGTTCCGCCTGCTCACGCCGCAGGGCATGAAGCAGTTGCTGCAGCGCACCGTTGAGGCGGAGGGCGCGTACGTCGAGGATTCGGTGTACCCGCTGATCATCCGCCAGGGTGGTGGCAGCCCCCGCGACTCTCTTTCCCTCCTTGACCAGCTGCTTTCCGGCGCAGGCCCGGATGGTTTGACGTACCAGGCGGCGCTGCCGCTTTTGGGCGTGACGGATTTGTCGCTTCTCGACGACACCGTGACTGCCCTCGCGAACGTCGACAAGCCCACGCTCTTTTCCATCATCGACGACGTCATCGAAGAAGGCATCGAACCCCGCCGCTTCGTCACCGACTTACTTGACCGGCTACGCGACCTCATGGTGCTCCAAGCCGTCCCCGACGCCCTGGAATCCGGGCTCGTCGACGCCCCCACCGACCGCGCCGACATCCTCCGCGAGCAAGCCGCCATGTTCACCGGACCGCAGATCACCCGGCTTGCCGACGAAGTAAACTCCCGCATCACCGACCTTCGCGGCGCCACGTCCCCGCGCCTCCTCCTGGAAATCCTGTTCGCGCACCTGGTCCAGCCGGCGGCAGCCCCGCCTGCACCGGTTGCGGCCTCTCCGCAGGCTGCGGCGCACGCCGCTGCAGCGACGGGCACCACGAATTCCGAACCCGCCGCGAAGGCCGCCCGCTCCGGGCGCGTCTATGGGCGTAGGTCCCAACAGCAGGCCGGCCAGGCGGCCGCGGGTGCGGAACAGTCGCGTGTGGAGAAAGCCCGCGAGATGGCACGCCAGCAGGCGCAAGCCTCCCAGCCGGCGCAGCCGCAGCGGGAGCCGGAGCCGGAACCTGCGCAGCCGGCACCGCAACCGCAACGCGAGCCCGAACCCCAGGCTCCAGCTCCCGAACCGCAGCCCGAGCCAAAGCAGGAATCGTCGGAGCTTTCTGACGCAGAAATCCTGGACAAGGTGACGCAGAATTGGGCGCAGATTCGTCGTGAAGTGGGCACGAAGGCACGCACCGCCGAGATCATGATGGCGGAGGCGAAGGTCCTCGACTTCGCGGACAATGCGCTGACGCTGGGGCACACCACGGGCGCGTTGGCGGAACGCCTCAACGCGGATCCGAATAATGCGGCGATCGTGCAGGCGGTGTCGCATTATGCGCAGCGTGAGGTTGGGGTTCACGTGGTCGTCGGCACGCAAGCGGCGCGAGCGCCGAAACCTGCGCCCACGCCGGAACCCCAGCCAGAACCGGAACCCGAACCGGAGCCTGAACCGGCGCCGACGTGGGGCGAACCCGCCAAACTAGGCGGCCAACCCCAGCCACCGGAGCCGGAGCCGGCACCCGCGCCCCAACCTGAGCAGCCTGCACCGCGGCGCCGCATCAACGTGGCGGAGGCGGTGCAACGCGCCCGACAGAACAAGGCGCGCGAGCCGGAAGAGGTTCCCCTGCCGCCCGAACCGCCCGGCGAGGACGTCCCACCCGAGGACAGTTTCGACCAGTCGGAGGAGGCCCGGGAGATGATTGAGGAGTCGCAGACGCCGGGCCACCTGGACCGTCGTGACGCAATGTCGGTGGCCATGGACCTTCTGCACAAGGAGCTCGGCGCTACGCCGATGTAG
- a CDS encoding glycosyltransferase family 4 protein: MHSPRKRALPVHHVMVISHYWYPENGVPQRRWQWLSGLLTDASYRVTAIAPPPHYLRNVSTNKWWNSLRSSRNRGPESGPQGERIVRASFIPVNHSLTSKSLNQLWSALSTVRIAVGQRVRGTMERPDVVVGTVPAIPTAVAAFMVAKIWRAPLVIDLRDAWPELLDTSESWNAATGTTSRRERLLSGLPMRLVKGVVTRALNSVFKAADALIVTSEQHRQDLVARFHAPAHSVVTVRNVFPPATMPETPAAPDHARGEKPGAHLHVLYAGTIGRAQNLSNAVHAAHLAAREGVHITLRMIGAGAAKQEIMKEAGELGVDVEMLGRVTPDQLHEHYAWADTALVHLTDWPPLRKAVPSKTFELMALGMHITGVVAGEAADLIEDLGAGAVVAPESPEDLARTWACLAQDRSLLAVDERAAAWVEDEYAHRGPARFLQLIGDVIGAKGRVRG; encoded by the coding sequence ATGCATTCACCACGAAAGCGAGCATTACCCGTGCACCATGTGATGGTTATTTCGCATTACTGGTACCCGGAAAACGGTGTTCCACAACGTCGCTGGCAATGGCTGTCCGGTTTACTTACAGATGCTTCCTACCGGGTCACCGCCATTGCGCCACCGCCGCATTATTTGCGGAATGTTTCTACGAATAAGTGGTGGAATTCGTTGCGCAGTTCCCGGAATCGCGGCCCGGAAAGTGGCCCGCAGGGTGAGCGTATTGTTCGGGCAAGTTTTATCCCAGTCAATCACTCGTTGACGTCGAAGTCTTTGAATCAGTTGTGGTCAGCGCTCTCCACTGTGCGAATTGCGGTGGGTCAACGCGTGCGCGGTACTATGGAGCGTCCCGACGTCGTGGTGGGCACTGTTCCGGCTATTCCTACGGCTGTCGCCGCTTTTATGGTGGCCAAGATTTGGCGGGCACCCCTGGTTATTGATTTACGCGACGCCTGGCCAGAACTGCTGGATACGTCGGAAAGCTGGAACGCGGCGACGGGCACTACCTCGCGTCGGGAGCGCCTGCTGTCCGGGCTGCCGATGCGTCTTGTCAAAGGGGTGGTCACGCGAGCCCTGAACAGTGTGTTTAAAGCCGCCGACGCCTTGATCGTGACCTCGGAGCAGCACCGGCAGGACTTGGTGGCGCGGTTTCACGCCCCAGCGCACTCGGTGGTGACGGTGCGTAACGTGTTCCCGCCCGCGACGATGCCGGAAACGCCAGCAGCCCCAGACCACGCGCGTGGCGAGAAGCCCGGCGCGCACTTACATGTCTTGTACGCGGGCACCATTGGCCGTGCGCAGAATCTGTCGAACGCGGTACACGCCGCCCACCTGGCAGCCCGGGAAGGCGTGCATATTACGTTGCGGATGATTGGTGCCGGGGCGGCGAAGCAGGAGATTATGAAGGAAGCCGGCGAACTGGGCGTCGATGTGGAGATGCTGGGGCGGGTGACACCGGATCAGTTGCATGAGCATTATGCGTGGGCGGATACCGCTCTGGTTCATCTGACGGATTGGCCGCCGTTGCGGAAGGCGGTGCCGTCGAAGACGTTCGAGTTGATGGCGTTGGGCATGCATATTACCGGTGTTGTCGCTGGTGAGGCCGCCGATTTGATTGAGGATTTGGGGGCGGGGGCTGTGGTGGCTCCGGAATCGCCGGAGGACTTGGCGCGCACGTGGGCCTGTTTGGCGCAGGACCGATCGTTGCTCGCGGTGGATGAGCGCGCAGCCGCGTGGGTGGAGGATGAATACGCTCACCGTGGGCCGGCACGTTTTCTGCAGCTTATTGGTGATGTGATTGGGGCGAAGGGTCGTGTCCGTGGTTAA
- the recR gene encoding recombination mediator RecR gives MFEGPLQDLIDELSRLPGVGPKSAQRIAFHLLTVEPEDIDRLQKALGEVRDGVTFCRICNNISQDAVCRICADSSRDRATVCVVEEPKDIQVIERTGEYSGRYHVLGGSLDPLANVGPKDLNITTLLQRIGGVVQDRELADSTPEAPLYDDAPTITEVILATNPNTEGEATAAYLVRLLRDFPDLKISKLASGMPLGGDLEFVDELTLSRALSGRLTL, from the coding sequence GTGTTTGAAGGCCCACTTCAAGACCTCATCGACGAACTTTCCCGCCTCCCCGGTGTAGGCCCGAAAAGCGCGCAACGCATCGCCTTCCACCTGCTGACCGTCGAACCCGAGGACATCGACCGCCTCCAAAAGGCACTCGGCGAAGTCCGCGACGGCGTGACCTTCTGCCGCATCTGCAACAACATTTCCCAAGACGCCGTGTGCCGCATCTGCGCCGACTCCAGCCGCGACCGAGCCACCGTCTGCGTGGTCGAAGAGCCGAAGGACATCCAGGTCATCGAGCGCACCGGCGAATACTCCGGCCGCTACCACGTGCTCGGCGGCTCGCTGGACCCGCTGGCCAACGTGGGCCCGAAGGACCTCAACATCACGACCCTCCTGCAGCGCATTGGTGGTGTTGTGCAGGACCGGGAGTTGGCTGATTCCACCCCGGAGGCCCCGCTTTACGACGACGCCCCCACCATCACCGAAGTCATCCTCGCAACGAACCCCAACACCGAAGGCGAGGCCACGGCGGCGTACCTGGTGCGACTGCTGCGCGACTTCCCGGACCTGAAGATCTCCAAACTAGCGTCCGGCATGCCGTTGGGCGGGGACTTGGAGTTCGTCGACGAACTGACCCTATCCCGCGCCCTGTCCGGGCGGTTGACGCTGTAA